The Macaca fascicularis isolate 582-1 chromosome 11, T2T-MFA8v1.1 genomic sequence TCCACATCCTGTGTGTCTAAGAGAGCAATACCAGGTTTAGCTGAAGCAGTCTTAATAAGAGGCTCGATAACCAGTGGAAGGAACTGTTGAAAATCTTTTCCAAGAATCTGACACATTCTATCCCATGCTGAAACCATGTAAGAGGTCTGAGGGCCATTATCTTCCATATTATTTAAGTCTGATTGTGTCTTCAACAACAGCTGCATCACATTTGATGCATCTTGCATAAATTTTTTCTTCCCAACAGCAAGACCAATATGGCCAATGCACTCAATAGTTTTCCTCTCAGAAGCTTGAGTTCCTTCTGAACAGCAAGCGCAACGATGTGCTTTAGTGAGGGCATGAATATATCTAACATGGGAAAAAATTTTCTTCGATTGTATCTGCAACCGATGCAATGGTTGCCCCAAGTTATTCCAGGGCCAACTTAGTTCCATTCTGAATCAACTCTTGAAGTTTAATCACCAAGATAGAATGTAGATTTTTCACCATACTGTCCAAATACAGAACTGGGAATGATTTGGGGCATCTTCAATAAAAATAGTAAGAGCAGAAGCTGCATGTGATTACACACGCTGATTACCTTGATTTTCCATGGTAGGTAACAGAGCTGTAACCACCATTTCATGAAATTTCTTTCGGAAATTAGGTGCAAAATCTGTAGCCATCTGTCCAAGTGTAGTACAGGCTGCAGCCCTCACCCTTGGATGAGGATCCTGGGATATTTTCGTAGATTTCCTCTTCTTGCCTCCCCACCATACAGCTTGGATTGATGAGGTTGGTCAGAAGCTGATAAAACTCTTGCTTTTCCGACAAGATCGCCGGCACCCCTGCAGACGTGATTGCCGCCATTATGCGCTATCAAAGCTACCACGACGGGGAAAGaacataagtaatttttaaattgcagacAACACATATATTAGCAAGAAAAATAACACTATAAATTCAAATACGAAGAACAATGAGCACCTCTCCCCTCTAATCCCTTCATTTCGTGAATACTTCCCCAGAAGCAACTACTTTCAGTCCACTGTGTTTCCTATAAACCAGTAGAGAGGTTCAGAAGCTTGATCAGATTCAAGTTCATTTTTGGTGGGTACAGTAGGCAAGAATATAATATAGGTAGTGTCATGTACTTTTCACAGAAAGCACTCTTCCTCTCTTACTGAGATGTTAGCAGACATTGACAATAATTATTTAGATGCATTGTTTGTCTGACCCATTCTTTCTTAGCCTTGGCACAACGGaaattttgggccagataatacTTTGCTGTGCGGGCTACCCTGTGTATGGTTAGAGTTTAGCAACATCCCAGGTCTCTGCCTACTAAACGCTAGTAGCACCATCCCCTTCCTATTTGTGATAGCACAAAGTGTTTGCAGACATTGCCAAATGGTAAAATGTATTGGCTAATAAGTTAAAAAGTGATAAATTAGAATTTTGCCACTCTTAGAATAGTGACTCTCAATGAAGGGTTATttgagatgtttttaaaaagattacctAAATCCTATTATCCCATCCAAAAAATTAGCAATAATCCCCTAAAATCTGCCAGTCAATCATGCTCCAGATTAACTCAGgggttttatttctgtcttctctagCATAAGACGTGGTTGAGaggtgtatgtctgtgtgtgtgtgtgtgtgtgtgtgaacttaAGCCCTAGCCTAGTCATTAAGGCCCAGCTCCTTCCCATTCCCTCTCAAAGCTTTTTAACACTTCAAGGTATCGTATTATCCTATAATCAAGAACTCCAAGACATCTTTTCCTATAGAGAGCTGGGAAAGCCAGCTGAGGTTTGTAATAATTTATCAGAGTGGTAGGGGATAGGTGGTACCTACATGAATCAGGCATCCCCGTGGACAATGTAGTCTGTTATTAATATATTGTCATGCAGGCACAGTGTCCTGCCTGGACACACCCTCTTCATTAGCATTTGAAGGAATCAGTTCTTGAAAACTCGTATATAAGAGCTCTTATTTCCTTGATCGTTTTAGGGAGACCAATGGCAGCTATAAACAGATGTGAGtctcaaagaataaaatgttttagttCAAAACCATGGTTGTATAAAGTGGTACCTTTCGGATTTTTGGCCATTTCACAGTGGTGAATGTTCTGATCACTTCCAGGAGATGTGCCAGGAGAAACAAGTCATTCCTGTTCTACTTTTGGAAAAGGGGCTGGTTTCCCTGTGATAGAGTGAGTCACTATAGTAGCTGCATTAGTGGAAATTAAAAATGGTTTATCTGGCCATGTGTTGTGTCATAAGGGTCATCAAACACGTGGCTCAGTATTACTAGGGAGCACTTTGGAAGGGTAAGCTTTATTGCCAGAATAGAGGTACtatctgctttttaaatatcCCCTACAAAGTTCAAGACTTCAGAGGCATGACTCCAAGAGTAACATATTTGAACATAGGAAGCTGGGCAAGGCAGAGAGCTAACAAGGGAATTCCTTTACAAGATACAGTAGCAGCATCTGTGGATGGCTGAAATGATGCTGTTTAAAATTGCAGGACATATGACAAATACCTCTGCCACAAGAAACATCTGCTAATGAAGTGCTGCATGCCTGGCCCCAGCAGTTGATAATGGGCCTGGTGTCATCACTTGGGCACTATTTGGGTTTggggacaaagaaagaaaggaaagtgccCAGAAATCATATGGCTTGTTCATCTTCCTGTGACGGGAAGGGACTCAAAGGATCTTTCTAGTCTAGGTGTACTAAAATTAGAGCGAAACTCTGTGTGATCCTAAAGGCAAGGTGTCATGTGTCTGTGGCCTATGGATTGCTGAGACAAGTTGAATTTTTCTTACAAGATCAAGCTATGAGATGAAACTACATTCAAAATCTGTGTAGATGGTGCAAATGAGGCATCGGTCTACAGATGCTGAGCAAGAAAAAAGGATTGTGTTTGCTTGGACCAGCAGGAAAATGATAAGTGGCAGAAATAAGATGAAAGGCTCAAAGCAGAAGTGGTTTTGCAGAAACTGACTGAGCTAAAAAAAGGATGTCTCAGACAGTTTTTGTCTGGCTATTGTGGCCTTAGATGTTGCTAAGAAGGTTGCCTTTAAAGGCTTCAAACTGGCATAGATACTGATGCAGGCATTGTATCtactatatataatacaatttCAGAAGGGACTTTTTAAAGCAATCATTGCCTGTACTAGTAAGAGAATTAAAAAGAGATTTCTAGTGAATAACCATGGCCTATCAGAGCAGTCACTACAATGTTTTAGGGAGGATGatgctaaattttgcattttagaaaatttggtTTGATGCcagtatagagaaagaacaagCAAAAGCAATACAGGAGAGAGAGACTAGatagaaaaaatagaagatgTATGAGGGATAAAAGATAAGAAATTGATATAAGGAATAGCAACAGGAACGAATGTGATCAGTTGgaaacagaaaatgttaaaaagatacaattgaaaatattttatcaacaATTGAAAAtcataggaaaaagaaaataagtctaGGATGTCTCTAGATATTTGACTTTAGTAACTAAGTGAATGGTTGAGGTATTCACTgagataaataagagaaagagaaaaaagggaattGTAGGCACAGTAATAAATCATTCCAATTTGAGGGTTTCTgtagcatttttattataaaaaatattcaggGTAGTTAATGATATGGGCCTGAGTTTTCAGAGATCTTTGTGGGCAGGAGAAACAGAGTTTAGGCTCTTTAGTGTATTAATGGTGCATGTCATACACTCAGCAGGAGTAGATGAGCCTCCCAGGAAGTGCATACACACCAAGGAGAGCGGGAGTCCCCATGATAGAACCTTGGCAAATGCCGTCAACATGGATTCCCAAATTTACTACCTGcttcagaaatgtattttcttcctcCTGTACAGATTAAATTGCTTAATCCAGACAACTCTCCGATCCCAAATGAAGTTGTCCAGTTGCATCTGAAGGACAAAGTTGTGGGCAACTACACCACAGATGCAAATGGCATCGCTCAGTTTTTCTTGGACACATCTACGTTTACAtacccaaatatcactttgaaagtAAGTTAAACCAAAggcaagtaaaacaaaaacaagcaaacaaaaacactgcACTGGCTTGCTAAGGTTTAGGTCTATGCGAGATTATATTTAtggaacagaaatgaaaagatacatCTCGGTATGAATCTAGAGTACCAAAAATGGTTAAATATTAAGAATATAGACCCTATGaaaagcagattaaaaaatattttaagagtccTGGGAAAAGGACGGATACCATACATATTAAATTGTATAAAGGAGAATTAGCTGAAAATAGGCAACGCTTCACTTTtattacagaaatagaaagagaatTGTGTTTTTATAGAAGGAAATACTTGAGAAGTCCTGTAATGTATTACCTTGGAATAATGTAGAGAATTTCTCTGGATATATTCAAGAGAGAAGTAAACTACTATCTGTAATAATTATATATCAATCtttcttagatatttttaaaggacTCCTCAGACTTTTTGTGTTGAGAATGGTAAATTAGTATGGTCAGAGTAAACTCCTTGCTGTATTTCATAAAAACTTTCccgtccgggcgcggtggctcacgcctgtaatcccagcacttttggaggccaaggcgggcggatcacggggtcaggagattgagaccatcctggctaacacggtgaaacgctgtctctactaaagatacaaaaaattagccgggcgtggtgtcgggcacctgtagtcccagctactccggaggctgaggcaggagaatggcgtgaacccgggaggcggagcttgcagtgagccaagatcgcgccactgcactccagcctgggtgacagagcgagactctgtctccaaaaaaaaaaaaaaaaaaaaaaatttcccatcTTTCAGCAAAACTTCATATTATGTTATCAGTAACAAGGTAAACTTTTGCACTCACAGGCTCTTCATATTATAGTGAGGGAGATATGGTAATCTACATTCTAGCAAAAGTTAATTATAGTAAAGAATAcagtaaaatatttcatgtaatattatttaattaggACTTGAATAGACTAAGTTGTAGAAACCATAGTGCTCGCTCTAGAGTATAACCAGGAAATGGGGAATTGGCTTAGACTTAAGGTAGAATGGCTATAAAATGTTCTTGTAGAGATAAAGCAGCATGACGATAAACCATCTTATCAAATACTCTTTCACTCATCCTTTCTCTTTATCCTAAAATACccataaatttgattttttgtcTAGGCAGCCTATAAGGCCAATGAAAATTGCGAGGCTCATGGCTGGGTGTTGCCTCAATACCCTCAGCCCGAGTACTTTGCATACCGATTTTACTCCAAGACTAACAGCTTCCTAAAGATTGTCCAAGAGATGGAAGAACTGAGATGCAACCAGCAGAAGAGGGTGCTAGTGCACTACATTCTCAATATGGAAGACTTTGAAGACAAAACCTACACAGCAAACTTCAATTATTTGGTatgaactgaaaatattcttccacaaccaaatttgtttcttttctttaaaacttcTTTGAACCTAATGAAATCCCTGTACCTATATGCCACGAGGAAGCTCAAAGTAAACATAAATGATAAAACTTATATAACTGGTATCTCTTTttaagaaaggagggaaaaggcCATGCCACCACAACCCGTATGCACTCTGTCATTCTCAGGCCCTTTCTTCAGAGTTACCCATTTCTATTTGGACTTAGCTGGGATCAAATCTTAGTTCTGATACATACTAGCTTTGTGTTACTTTTTGAAAGTCACTTAAACCTCTAGTGaatgttaattttttgtaatataTTGTCTAATTTTGTAATATATTGTCTAATCATcaagataattatttaataatacatataaatccTTTGCCCAACTTCTGGCACacaaaagatattaaatattagTTTGATTTTAATATATTGCTATTATGGAATATTTTACACTGTCTAAATGGATGCATGATACTTCACTGAGATTTATGAAGATGatgtaaaattaatgaaacatGAATTAACTCAATCGGCCAACACTTATTAAATCTTTTTCATATTCCAGGTACTACATTAGCAATtgtaacaatagaaaaaatagaaaaagtataaCTGGGGACAAAACATAAATTAGAATTACGTAAGTGTAACAAATGAAACATGTATGGCCGCTAAGGTGTTACAGAAAAATGAATGATTAACTCTATCTAGAGTTTAGAACAGTGATTACCAGAGTATATTTCCTAGAGTAGCAGTATCAGCACCACCTGGGAATAAGTTAGAAATTCTGGGAATTcaagtggctgggtgcggtggctcacgcctgtaatcccaacactttgggaggccgaggtggatggatcacgaggtcaggagatcgagaccaccttggctaacacggtgaaaccccgtctctactaaaaaatacaaaaagaaattagccgggcgtggtggcgggcgcctatagtcccagctactccggaggctgaggcaggagaatggcgtgaacctgttaggcggagcttgcagtgagccaagatcgtgccactgcactccagcctgggcgacagagcaagactccatctccaaaatgaaaaagaaaagaaaagaaaattctgggaATAAGTTAGAAATCTTGTCCTCCAGGTGATTTTGAAGCACATTAAAATTTGACAACCACTAGTTTAGGAAAAAGATATATACCTATACgtttacatttatatgtatatacatatttttaaggaaaaatacataaagacAATATGCCTAAGTAGGGTTTTgtaggatgaataggagttttcTGGATGATTAGAGGATATGAGAAAcacatttaagtttattttaggaaataatataACAGGTCAAAGATGTCTGAAGTGTATTATTCTGAGAACTAAAGGTGTTTGAGGCTATCTACATGAAGAGTGAAAGTAGTACCACGTGATTTCTCACATTTTTCAAACTTAGAATTCTGGAATAATCTTTTGATACTTCTTTTTTTCATGCTATTTACTGCATCACCAATTTCTATCACTTTTTCATTATATTATCTCTcgcatttttctttccttcatcatttccacaaacattaaaatatttcaagccAGCAAGGTATGGACACCAAACCATCAGAAAAGGTATGAATCCAAATTCCACTGAAGCCCTTGGCTAAGCCAAGCATGGCTCATTTAGACTGGAGGCAAAGTGGTGGGAGTGGGAGGAGCTGGTTGTGGAGGAGAGGTTCTAGGGAAGCAAGGAGGGGACTCTGGGGAGCTCAAAGAAGTGGCTCTTTATCAACTGGTACAGAAATTCTTCAACATGTCAACAATAATATTGCCATACTGGGGTGTGGGAAATACCAAGCATCCTTGGAGTGAGAAGCTAAACCTCTTAACTAGTTTTTATAAAGACACGCCCACATGCCCCTGACTTTTGCCTTCTTCTTTTCTGGCCACACCTCTGCTCGTCTTAATGTCCAATACTTCCCAATGCAGAGCTGAGCCATTTTGCAGATCAGTCCAGAGCTGAGCCATTTTGCAGGTCTGTGGTGTGAATTGATTTACTTGTTATCAGCTTCCCTCTTGAAATAGCTTAGGTTTGCCCCTCTCTGATCTGATAATTACTTgacttcatttccattttaaatgagTCTCCTAACAGCCTTTTTCTTCCTCGCTCCCTCGTACCTTCCTCCCTCCGTCTGGAAATCTAGAGTGttttttttcaaaagcaattAGGATTATTTCACTCTCCTAATCGAATACAGTTAATGACTGCCTATTTCTATTAAAACAAATACCAGACTCCTTTCTTTTGCCTGCAAGACTGTATCTGGTCTGCACCTGTGAAGCTCACCAGCTTCATTTTGCATCTTTCTACACTTCGGCCTTCTTCATTGCAGACACAGAGGGCTTTCATTTTCTTGGACAAGCCATGTGCTTTTCTGGCTCAGAAGCCTCCCACAGGTTTTTCCTTCTGCCCATAACAATCTTTGTTCCCATTTGCTACCACAGCTCCCAACCTGCCTGCACCTCATTTTCCGAGCTGATTCCTCCTCAGCATGCATCTCCTGGCTTAAATGAAACTGTCTAATCTCCTAGACAATTCAAGTCTTCTCCTACATATTCTTTCATAATAGGCTGGGTGGACTTTAATTCTGCCTAGCAGGGTGTACATCACAGAGAAAACCCCcaatataatattttagaatGAATGGATAGAGGCTGAATTAATTTGATTCTCAGGCTTTCAATAATTAATTTGATACTCAGGCTTTTAAGCTTTTTTCTTAATTGTGTGGCCTGACAAATATCAGTGCCTCTGTGTGCCTCCAGTTTACTCATCTGTTACAACAGCTGTCTTTCTGTTTCGAGAAGTCAATGAGTTAATATAGCCAACAGTGCTAAGACCTCTCAGGCTCATTAAACTTTCAGCTTTATGCCTTTTTGCAAATGTTCTAGCTCCCAAAACAATATCTTCCAGCTAGTTGAGGcttagttctttttttatgaaCTAATAACCCAAACTTGGCACTTCAGAGatttaaagcaattttaataTTCAGTGAAATATTAAACGGACCAGGAGTACCAACTCCAGCAATTTCAAGCTGCAAGATCTTATGGAAGCTTTAAATTATCTGCAAGTCTCAgcctcttttaaaataatattctaaaattgtaatttaaaaattaaaggaatttGTACTAGATTTCAAGTCTCCAGCCTTTGCACTTTAGAGATCATAATAAAAGTCTGCTGATGCAAATTTGCACACAGTTGCTGATAAAGGTGAAGTGAGAGAAGCGTTTTTCTGGAGCACCCCCAACttgctactttattttcttttctttaaattttgggTGGAGATGGATGAACAGGCCTTGCTTATACCTTGCATATCAAACACCCctttcagaaaaccaaacaaagcaCTGGGAGCCTCTTAATGCTTTGTATAACTTTGTTTCactaaagtaaataaatttagatGTAATTCAGCATttacaaatatgaataaaaagtTGTTTCATTGGTCTTAGAAAACGGTTTTGGAATGTGGAACATTAAATTGCTTTATAGCAAGTTTATCTGTGACTCCTAAATTCTCTTGAATATAGCTATTAAAGTCATATGCTTGCTTACTGGTAACCTGAGTTTACTAGTAAACATGTCAATAGTATTGCTCAGATAAGAAAAGGAGGTAAATCACATTCGtttataattaaatgaaatttcgTTTCTGTTCTCTAAACTTTatcattatgttttcattttcctagGTGATTTCAAAAGGTGTAATCGTTCTTCATGGGCAACAGAAAATTGAGATCAATGAAAATGGTGAGGCCTCTAATTTTAGCATATAATTTAATACAAATAGAATGCTTTAACTGggatatattttacatttttctttaaaagtcacAGTCCTCGCATTTTAGGACTGTTTATTTACTGCCCCCCAAACTACCCTTGGGGACTATATAAAGACATGTAAGTAGGCACAAtgccaaatgaaaaataattacttaattaatagttaattaattatattaattatatataattatattaattatatattatatatttatataattatataaatatttataaatataatttatataatttatataatttatattaatatataattatattattatatataaatatataattaatatataattatattaattaactATTAATATATTGTTAATTATATTCCAAACTATATTGTTAATTATATTCCAAACACTACTATAATGCAAAAGGGTCATTggtccttccctttctctttcaagAAAGACAGGTAAGTATTTTTACATTCAAACAAgaagggattttttaaaagaaacaaaagtagacTGAAGTTTGAAAGGTAATAAGAAATGTtcaactatttctttcttttataatttatggAATAGGCTGTGAACCCCTCCTAGAAAtgctttataaattaaatttggtGGGTCGGGGCAGTCTCTTTGGCAGTGGGTAGGATGGCTAGAAATTCAGTGGAGGATTTCTGCAAGATGACAGTTAACTATCTCACCAAAGCACTTTTTCggtttgaaattttcttttcacagGGAGGAAGGgcatattttccatttctatagACGTTAGCCCTGAGTTAGCGCCCTCAGTAGATATGCTTGTCTATAGCTTGCATCCTGGAGGAGAAATGGTCACTGACAGCACCCAGTTCCAAATTGAGAAATGCTTCAAACATCAGGTGGGTGacaaaaattatccttttttaattttggggaaaaCCAAGGAGAACTTAAGAGAGTGTTGGGTTTAAACTCCCAATTTTTCATAGacttgcaaaatgaaaaataaaagaaagttatgGAGAAGTTAATATGTTGGATGATTGAAGAGTAGCAGGATTGTAGCATTCACTGTGGATGTTGTTCCTGTTTTTCTAAATTATGGATATTATTAGGTGGGTAAAGCACAGAAAGCCCTTTTAActtatgtgtgttttaaaaaaaatgaagaatagtCTAAAAGATGATTCTTCTCATATGGCTTGCCTTCCTTTTgcccttttgtttattttcattttcaggtcaacttaaatttttctaaagaaaaaagtttaccAGGATCCAATGTCAATCTTCAAGTCTCGGCTGCTTCAAACTCTCTTTGTGCTCTTTGGGCTGTAGACCAGAGTGTACTGCTGCTAAGGAGTTATGGTCAGCTGTCAGCACAAAGTGTGAGTAATTAAAACCACCTTTGTTTACCGCCAACGGTATAGTTTCAGGTCTTTACCTTTGGATAAAAACAGGTTACCTTAAATAAACTAGAGGAGAAAGAAATTGCCCAGAGTTCcaggaataaaaaatattttaggttagAAATCATGTAAAATGATCCTACTCCAATTATACTAATTCTCTTACGGAAAAAGTGAGCAGcactttacaaaataaataacagttgCTAAATGTCTACTATTTGACACTTGCTCTACTGAGTATTCCCATAatctgttatttaattttattctcataTTAATCAACCCTATAGAACTAATGCAGTATTCCCATTTTGATTAATGTCTAATCTTAGGCTCAGGGAGATTTAGTAAATTAACCAAGAACGTTCTCTAACAATGTCCTTGAATGAGTCCTCAAAGAGTATTGAGCGGTGCCTTTATCTGGAATGTATTAAAATCCGTGTACTTTTTGTTAGTTTTAATGTGATTTAGCCAGCAATTATTTAACTGATTAAATAGTATTTCAAAGTTTTGACAGATCTAAGATCCTATACTTTCTcaatatgtgtgtatttggtaTAGGTCTGATGATATATACATAGGATATTCATAGGATTATATAGGTTATTTATATACTACTTGTGGGGAAAAATGAATTgttttctataaaaaaatacagtttattttcttctaccaTCTAGGTGTATAGTCAGCTATATTCCAGGGAACTACATGGCTATTATTTCAGAGGACTTAACTTAGAAGATGGCCTTAAAGTGCCATGTCTTAAAGATGAACATATCCTTTACAATGGAATTTATTATACACCTGCATGGGCTGACTTTGGAAAAGATGCCTATGACCTTGTGAAGGTAAGACAACTATGTCTTAAAACGGTGAATATACGtgacaatatgtaaataaatagaaatattcatGGTGTGGGTTTTTAATCTCAGAATTATTAGAGTACAAATTTACAATTAGTACTAATGTCTGAGAAACAATATCTCAAAGAATGTTATAATAGCAAAAAGACCTGATAaagttattattatattatagttataattatataatagttATAAAGTTATAATGGTTACTTTATAtagttataataaattattatgaagtcaatatattttttaaagttgtattaatataattttatttaaaaattattataaagttatAAGGTTATTATATGTTATAATAAGGTAAAGTTATAATAAGATTATTGTAACTTCACtataaaactataatattttaaataaataataatattgtaaTATTAGAAAAAGAACTAATATGTGAGGGAATTATCAGCTTTCCTGACATAATGTTATGCACATTATATACTGGTGTCTAATATAAATCCCCATTTTGCTCCTACATCTACCCACAAATTCAATTTCTACTATTTCAAAGTATTGTACTATAATTAAAGTGTATATAAGTGACA encodes the following:
- the LOC102137210 gene encoding ran-binding protein 6-like; this encodes MAAITSAGVPAILSEKQEFYQLLTNLINPSCMVGRQEEEIYENIPGSSSKGEGCSLYYTWTDGYRFCT